The Tigriopus californicus strain San Diego chromosome 5, Tcal_SD_v2.1, whole genome shotgun sequence genome includes a region encoding these proteins:
- the LOC131880383 gene encoding nuclear hormone receptor HR96-like codes for MDPSIVCKEETVETSSGEDGQKEGKIDKLLNKYCAVCGDKALGYNFNALTCESCKAFFRRNALKNKEFKCPFSNKCEVTLVTRRFCQKCRLKKCFDIGMKKEWILSDEEKQQKRQKIEQNRAKKRQDVPDLSPGAFLAAASPSTLPHNRDVVSPASTSISFPLGTDSIGLERPQARVLPSSRPPSEDDNQPRQKQMRYEIPDESNTRLGLADPYSSNDSSEQCALIRHELTSSNSPPQNSTFIPTIHDRSQINMLNFVVQQPQLSAHSSSKDLPLDATVNQSSLTRMSPDLTTLPEQVNPMNLDVKNEQSPQSYPSTSCGQNPFSPHMGGIPLVGAMTEIKSSDSSLSFPDITNTSFDNLDDIVTVAIEAEFHVQNIHSPMHSLTGKSLNDRETDRLHELFMASRSLVEPLDLEKSPFSNADPKNLISVVNLTDLAIKRIIRMAKKINPFITMCQEDQIALLKGGCTELMILRSVINYNPDKNSWRIPSKDRPREVNMELLKEASHLGVNLYEEHQRFVKSFDPKWRTDENVMLLLSAIALFNPARTNVLHKDVVKLEQDAYYYLLRRYLETICTGCDARRAYLHLIGRLKDLNRLNESHIQLFLGLNPKLVEPLLIEIFDLKPTP; via the exons ATGGACCCCAGTATTGTGTGCAAGGAAGAGACCGTGGAGACCAGTTCCGGAGAGGATGGGCAGAAAGAGGGCAAAATCGACAAGTTGTTGAACAAGTACTGCGCGGTTTGCGGTGACAAGGCTTTGGGATACAATTTCAATGCGTTGACGTGCGAAAGTTGCAAGGCGTTTTTTAGGCGAAACGCCCTTAAAAACAAG GAGTTCAAATGCCCTTTTAGCAATAAATGTGAAGTGACATTGGTCACGAGAAGGTTCTGTCAGAAATGTCGcttaaagaaatgttttgacaTTG GGATGAAGAAGGAGTGGATTCTATCGGATGAAGAGAAGCAGCAGAAAAGACAAAAGATTGAACAGAATCGGGCCAAGAAACGCCAAGATGTCCCGGATTTGTCCCCGGGGGCATTCTTGGCCGCAGCCTCCCCATCCACCTTGCCACATAATAGGGATGTTGTCTCACCAGCGTCCACGAGTATCTCATTCCCTTTAGGGACCGATTCCATCGGACTCGAGAGGCCGCAAGCCCGGGTTTTACCTTCATCAAGGCCACCCTCCGAAGACGATAACCAGCCTCGGCAAAAA CAAATGCGATACGAAATCCCGGATGAGAGCAATACTCGATTAGGACTGGCGGATCCTTACTCATCCAACGATTCCTCAGAGCAATGTGCTTTAATCCGGCACGAGCTAACCTCCTCCAATTCTCCCCCACAAAACTCAACCTTTATCCCCACAATCCATGACCGATCCCAAATCAACATGTTGAATTTTGTGGTCCAACAGCCCCAACTCAGTGCTCATAGTAGCTCCAAAGATCTCCCGTTAGATGCCACTGTAAATCAGAGTTCTTTAACTAGGATGTCACCCGATTTAACGACTTTGCCCGAACAAGTGAATCCGATGAACTTGGATGTCAAAAACGAACAATCCCCCCAATCCTATCCGAGCACAAGTTGCGGGCAGAATCCATTTTCGCCCCATATGGGCGGCATTCCCTTGGTTGGGGCCATGACTGAAATCAAATCCAGCGATTCGTCTCTTAGTTTCCCAGATATCACGAACAC GAGTTTCGACAATCTGGATGATATCGTCACCGTGGCCATTGAAGCCGAATTTCACGTACAAAATATCCACTCCCCAATGCATTCGCTCACAGGAAAGTCACTGAACGATCGAGAGACCGACCGTCTTCACGAGCTTTTCATGGCATCCCGATCCTTGGTGGAACCATTGGATCTTGAGAAAAGT CCTTTTTCCAATGCGGATCCAAAGAACTTGATAAGTGTAGTTAACCTCACGGATTTGGCCATCAAACGCATCATTCGTATGGCCAAGAAGATCAACCCGTTTATCACCATGTGTCAAGAGGATCAAATCGCTTTACTCAAAGGCGGCTGTACCGAGCTCATGATCCTTAGATCCGTTATCAATTACAATCCGGACAAAAACTCGTGGCGG ATTCCGTCCAAAGATCGACCACGAGAGGTAAACATGGAGCTGTTAAAGGAAGCCAGCCACTTAGGGGTCAATTTGTACGAGGAGCACCAACGGTTCGTGAAATCGTTCGATCCCAAATGGAGGACGGACGAGAATGTGATGCTTCTGCTTTCAGCCATTGCACTTTTCAATCCCGCGCGAACCAACGTCTTGCACAAAGATGTGGTGAAACTTGAACAG GATGCATATTACTACCTCCTGCGGCGTTATTTGGAAACCATTTGCACTGGATGTGATGCTCGGCGCGCTTATTTGCATCTCATTGGAAGACTGAAGGATTTGAATCGCTTGAACGAGTCCCATATACAATTGTTCCTAGGGCTCAATCCCAAATTGGTCGAACCCCTccttattgaaatatttgatcttAAACCAACGCCGTAA
- the LOC131880386 gene encoding ankyrin repeat domain-containing protein 39-like, which produces MEWEHQILAAVVDQDQSKIKHILSRPGVSNLLAHQDPEGTVEPALHKAVVLGHVEIVQILMEHGANPDQRNQVQDTPLHTALRLPGLELMVKVLVDHGSDVNKQDSDGLTALHLAIDGHSPVSIVHRLINAGALVNGIPDSGAPCPLHVAVLADNLEALKALLCHGASLNLVRYVETFHGTPLEICHKLKSNLTHYEAMRDILTQWNMNENSTDKKHNKACLVI; this is translated from the coding sequence ATGGAATGGGAACACCAAATTCTAGCGGCCGTTGTGGACCAAGACCAATCCAAGATCAAGCACATCCTGTCCAGACCCGGGGTTTCGAACCTATTGGCTCATCAAGACCCCGAGGGAACAGTGGAACCCGCCCTTCACAAAGCCGTCGTTTTGGGTCATGtggaaattgttcaaattctCATGGAACACGGAGCCAATCCGGACCAACGGAACCAAGTACAAGACACTCCTCTACACACAGCTCTTCGCCTTCCGGGTTTAGAACTTATGGTCAAGGTCTTGGTGGATCACGGCTCTGACGTGAACAAACAAGATTCCGATGGTTTAACGGCCCTTCACTTGGCCATTGATGGCCACAGTCCAGTGAGCATCGTGCATCGTTTGATCAACGCGGGGGCTTTGGTGAATGGTATACCTGATAGTGGGGCTCCTTGTCCATTACATGTAGCCGTTCTAGCGGACAATTTGGAAGCCTTAAAGGCCTTGCTTTGCCATGGAGCGTCCTTGAATCTAGTCCGATATGTCGAAACGTTCCACGGAACGCCCTTAGAAATCTGCCACAAGCTTAAGAGTAATCTTACGCATTACGAAGCAATGAGAGATATCTTAACGCAATGGAATATGAATGAGAATAGTACAGATAAGAAGCATAATAAAGCATGTTTAGTGATATAA
- the LOC131880385 gene encoding protein NipSnap-like: MMAMTRPWRKLSSNIAGLTARVASISTGNTDHAWIFSSDAAKSAGHSSLLSKSDTVFQMVSDTVSPKNWDEYVKRKAGYFALCEAKSDFKFEHCGSWHFIYGDVGFRAMHLVSYKKGWNDVDTTRLAMKHDAEYQKEYRGSLKLLKNQHIELHKGFSYWPEPEKRSGQNIYDVRSYKLKPGSMYDWGNYWAKGIKCRTRVRDDIPYAGFFTQLGKIHTIYHMWVYSDLADRKDCRMDTWTNPEWNEIVANTVPLIKNMETRILEPLPFSPTQ; the protein is encoded by the exons ATGATGGCGATGACAAGGCCATGGAGGAAATTGTCCTCCAATATAGCAGGATTGACTGCACGGGTGGCCTCAATCTCGACCGGAAACACCGATCACGCTTGGATCTTCTCCAGC GATGCGGCCAAATCTGCTGGACACTCGTCATTGTTGTCCAAGAGCGACACGGTCTTCCAAATGGTGAGTGACACGGTGTCCCCGAAGAATTGGGACGAATACGTCAAACGAAAAG CCGGATATTTTGCCTTGTGTGAGGCCAAATCCGATTTCAAGTTCGAACATTGCGGTAGCTGGCACTTTATCTACGGAGATGTGGGCTTTCGAGCCATGCACTTGGTCAGTTACAAGAAG GGCTGGAACGACGTGGACACTACTCGATTGGCCATGAAACATGATGCCGAGTATCAGAAAGAGTACCGAGGTAGCTTGAAGCTGCtcaaaaatcaacatattGAACTTCACAAAGGCTTCAGTTATTGGCCGGAGCCGGAGAAGCGATCTGGCCAGAACATTTATGATGTTCGGAGCTATAAATTGAAGCCGG GAAGTATGTATGACTGGGGTAACTATTGGGCCAAGGGCATCAAGTGCCGGACTCGAGTGAGGGATGATATCCCGTACGCCGGATTCTTCACCCAATTGGGCAAGATTCACACCATCTACCATATGTG GGTGTACTCGGATTTGGCTGACCGGAAGGATTGTCGAATGGATACTTGGACCAATCCGGAATGGAATGAGATCGTGGCCAACACGGTGCCGCTCATCAAGAACATGGAAACACGCATTTTGGAACCACTTCCATTCTCTCCCACTCAATGA